One region of Rattus norvegicus strain BN/NHsdMcwi chromosome 13, GRCr8, whole genome shotgun sequence genomic DNA includes:
- the Brox gene encoding BRO1 domain-containing protein BROX isoform X2 has protein sequence MTHWFHRNPLKATAPVSFNYYGMITGPPASKICNAQQDAVFELISMGFNVALWYTKYASRLAGKENITEDEAKEVHRSLKIAAGIFKHLKESHIPKLLTPAEKGRDLEARLIDAYIIQCQAEAQEVTIARAIELKHAPGLIAALAYETASFYQKADHTLSSLEPAHSAKWRKYLHLKMCFYTAYAYCYHGQTLLASDKCGEAIRSLQEAEKLYAEAEALCKEYGETKGPGPTAKPSGHLFFRKLGSLVKNTLDKCQRENGFIYFQKIPTEAPQLELKANYGLVEPVPFEFPPMSALWTPEALAAFDLTKRPKDDSIKPKPEEEVKPVKEPDIKPQKDTGCSVS, from the exons ATGACCCACTGGTTTCATAGGAACCCATTAAAAGCTACAGCTCCTGTGTCCTTCAACTACTATGGCATGATCACTGGGCCTCCTGCTTCAAAGATTTGCAA tgccCAGCAGGATGCTGTTTTCGAACTGATTTCCATGGGATTTAATGTAGCGCTGTGGTATACAAAATATGCTTCAAGATTGgctggaaaagaaaa CATAACAGAAGATGAAGCAAAAGAAGTTCACCGAAGCCTAAAAATTGCAGCTgggatttttaaacatttaaag GAAAGTCATATTCCCAAACTTCTGACACCAGCAGAAAAGGGGCGGGATTTAGAGGCGCGGCTCATCGATGCGTACATCATCCAGTGCCAGGCCGAGGCTCAGGAAG TGACCATCGCCCGAGCAATCGAGCTGAAGCACGCTCCGGGGCTGATCGCGGCACTCGCGTACGAAACAGCCAGCTTCTATCAGAAAGCAG ATCATACTTTGTCCAGTTTGGAGCCTGCACACTCTGCTAAGTGGAGAAAATACCTTCACCTGAAGATGTGCTTCTACACGGCTTAT GCGTACTGCTACCATGGCCAGACTCTGTTGGCGAGCGATAAATGTGGAGAAGCAATCAGATCTCTCCAAGAAGCAGAAAAAT TGTACGCAGAGGCAGAAGCCCTGTGCAAAGAGTACGGGGAGACCAAAGGGCCAGGGCCAACGGCCAAGCCATCAGGACACTTGTTCTTTCGGAAGCTCGGAAGCCTTGTGAAGAACACCCTGGACAAGTGTCAGAGGGAAAATGGCTTCAT TTACTTTCAAAAAATTCCAACAGAAGCCCCACAACTGGAACTGAAAGCGAACTATGGCCTGGTAGAGCCTGTgccttttgaatttcctcctatGAGTGCTCTCTGGACACCAGAAGCCTTGGCTGCATTTGATCTCACCAAGAGACCCAAGGATGACAGT aTCAAACCCAAACCGGAAGAGGAAGTGAAACCTGTAAAAGAACCAGATATCAAACCTCAGAAAGACACTGGGTGCTCCGTCTCATAA
- the Brox gene encoding BRO1 domain-containing protein BROX — protein sequence MTHWFHRNPLKATAPVSFNYYGMITGPPASKICNDLRSARTRLLELFTDLSCNPETMKNAADLYFSLLQGFINSVGDSTQESKLRYIQNFKWTDTLQGHVPSAQQDAVFELISMGFNVALWYTKYASRLAGKENITEDEAKEVHRSLKIAAGIFKHLKESHIPKLLTPAEKGRDLEARLIDAYIIQCQAEAQEVTIARAIELKHAPGLIAALAYETASFYQKADHTLSSLEPAHSAKWRKYLHLKMCFYTAYAYCYHGQTLLASDKCGEAIRSLQEAEKLYAEAEALCKEYGETKGPGPTAKPSGHLFFRKLGSLVKNTLDKCQRENGFIYFQKIPTEAPQLELKANYGLVEPVPFEFPPMSALWTPEALAAFDLTKRPKDDSIKPKPEEEVKPVKEPDIKPQKDTGCSVS from the exons ATGACCCACTGGTTTCATAGGAACCCATTAAAAGCTACAGCTCCTGTGTCCTTCAACTACTATGGCATGATCACTGGGCCTCCTGCTTCAAAGATTTGCAA TGATTTGAGATCCGCCAGGACTCGGCTCCTCGAATTGTTCACTGATTTGAGCTGTAATCCAGAAACGATGAAGAATGCCGCAGACCTGTATTTCTCTCTTTTACAAG GTTTCATAAATTCAGTGGGTGACTCCACCCAGGAAAGCAAATTACGATACATTCAGAATTTCAAATGGACTGATACATTACAAGGACATGTTCCGAG tgccCAGCAGGATGCTGTTTTCGAACTGATTTCCATGGGATTTAATGTAGCGCTGTGGTATACAAAATATGCTTCAAGATTGgctggaaaagaaaa CATAACAGAAGATGAAGCAAAAGAAGTTCACCGAAGCCTAAAAATTGCAGCTgggatttttaaacatttaaag GAAAGTCATATTCCCAAACTTCTGACACCAGCAGAAAAGGGGCGGGATTTAGAGGCGCGGCTCATCGATGCGTACATCATCCAGTGCCAGGCCGAGGCTCAGGAAG TGACCATCGCCCGAGCAATCGAGCTGAAGCACGCTCCGGGGCTGATCGCGGCACTCGCGTACGAAACAGCCAGCTTCTATCAGAAAGCAG ATCATACTTTGTCCAGTTTGGAGCCTGCACACTCTGCTAAGTGGAGAAAATACCTTCACCTGAAGATGTGCTTCTACACGGCTTAT GCGTACTGCTACCATGGCCAGACTCTGTTGGCGAGCGATAAATGTGGAGAAGCAATCAGATCTCTCCAAGAAGCAGAAAAAT TGTACGCAGAGGCAGAAGCCCTGTGCAAAGAGTACGGGGAGACCAAAGGGCCAGGGCCAACGGCCAAGCCATCAGGACACTTGTTCTTTCGGAAGCTCGGAAGCCTTGTGAAGAACACCCTGGACAAGTGTCAGAGGGAAAATGGCTTCAT TTACTTTCAAAAAATTCCAACAGAAGCCCCACAACTGGAACTGAAAGCGAACTATGGCCTGGTAGAGCCTGTgccttttgaatttcctcctatGAGTGCTCTCTGGACACCAGAAGCCTTGGCTGCATTTGATCTCACCAAGAGACCCAAGGATGACAGT aTCAAACCCAAACCGGAAGAGGAAGTGAAACCTGTAAAAGAACCAGATATCAAACCTCAGAAAGACACTGGGTGCTCCGTCTCATAA